The proteins below are encoded in one region of Shewanella putrefaciens:
- a CDS encoding transposase: MTLMHGNIIKLFSFLNSETPDSIKWIRDYLYKKGFYIPYEYIDTNTIVRSLADQMVQRGYTLESTTVIAKTMGGTWRTRKCRRNSKGKVSFTVTIDSATFNKLEKISKNSKKSELVSEMIQEWNPSLIKNELVKTSSKKQKINRTIEDKDIAFQKELALQKKQASSKKQAQQSGAKPAGENVIDFEHEKKSREKGLKNGHGIKNKFSASDIIDGHEDLDQQTKDKIEESTPTAHEHFNANPTATTNTITQINKELLSNTIKQGELIEPEVLNEHKDTMKCDRASSLPSMKQSETTLPAEDHKVIGNSEPSNTIKNSPEHDSVAHPHNITDTATVKEQIPISNDMPEGEVPHSSVIKGQPRANRSVPIVNAINKVGIIKAIYRQLPVEIKNRRKRELNSIYPVIWIIQNHHETKEKDLIVSTVCALNEAGNIELLDLYLSDNIDNNHSLAHILNDFKKRGVKEILTICSDTSHKDSMAALKTQYPHTELQLCILGKIRSSTESVLLEDQKNFNDDLQKIQMAQSITEAELVLSEVRVIWGDKYPDVVDSWYKEWEYFTKYFTYPVAIRETIYTMNAVEPMKKLIKNTSEFNKNESAQSLITRLYENIFTEIERWGAPFVILHYFMPHLHDHFEERLKGSTQLKRPN; the protein is encoded by the coding sequence ATGACTCTAATGCATGGTAATATAATAAAGCTTTTCAGTTTTTTGAATTCTGAGACTCCAGACAGTATCAAATGGATCAGAGATTATCTGTATAAGAAAGGGTTCTATATTCCATATGAATATATCGACACCAATACCATCGTCCGTTCACTCGCAGATCAAATGGTACAGCGAGGCTACACATTAGAATCAACAACAGTCATTGCAAAAACGATGGGGGGGACCTGGAGAACAAGAAAATGTAGGAGGAATTCGAAGGGTAAAGTCTCCTTCACTGTGACAATCGACAGTGCTACTTTTAATAAATTGGAAAAAATCAGTAAAAACAGTAAAAAATCTGAATTAGTCTCGGAAATGATACAGGAATGGAACCCGTCATTGATTAAAAATGAATTAGTCAAAACAAGTAGTAAGAAGCAAAAAATCAATAGAACCATAGAGGATAAAGACATTGCTTTTCAAAAAGAGCTAGCTCTTCAAAAAAAGCAGGCCTCAAGCAAGAAACAAGCCCAACAAAGCGGGGCAAAGCCAGCTGGTGAGAATGTCATTGACTTCGAACATGAAAAAAAATCGAGAGAGAAAGGTTTAAAAAATGGTCATGGAATCAAAAATAAATTTTCTGCTTCGGACATTATCGACGGGCACGAAGATTTAGATCAGCAAACCAAAGACAAAATAGAGGAAAGCACTCCTACAGCTCACGAACACTTCAATGCTAACCCAACGGCCACAACAAATACAATTACTCAAATAAACAAAGAGTTGCTGTCAAACACAATCAAGCAAGGTGAGTTAATAGAACCAGAAGTCTTAAATGAGCACAAAGACACTATGAAATGCGACAGAGCATCATCTCTGCCATCGATGAAGCAAAGTGAAACGACTCTTCCGGCTGAAGACCACAAGGTTATAGGCAATAGTGAGCCAAGTAACACGATTAAAAATTCGCCTGAACATGACAGTGTCGCCCATCCACACAACATAACTGATACCGCGACTGTCAAAGAACAAATCCCAATATCAAACGATATGCCTGAAGGGGAAGTGCCTCATTCATCAGTCATTAAAGGCCAACCCAGAGCTAACCGTAGTGTACCAATAGTAAACGCCATTAATAAGGTAGGTATTATTAAAGCAATTTATCGCCAATTACCCGTTGAGATAAAAAATAGACGAAAACGCGAATTAAACTCAATATATCCAGTGATTTGGATCATTCAGAATCATCATGAAACAAAAGAAAAAGATCTCATTGTGAGTACAGTTTGCGCGCTCAACGAGGCTGGTAATATTGAACTATTAGATTTATATCTATCTGATAATATAGACAATAATCATAGTTTGGCACACATACTGAACGACTTTAAAAAACGTGGAGTTAAAGAGATCCTGACTATCTGTTCAGATACTAGCCATAAGGATTCTATGGCCGCGCTGAAAACGCAATATCCACACACAGAGCTACAGCTATGTATCTTAGGAAAAATTAGAAGCTCGACTGAATCGGTACTACTCGAAGACCAAAAAAACTTTAATGATGATTTACAAAAAATCCAGATGGCACAGAGCATAACTGAAGCAGAATTAGTGTTATCTGAAGTAAGGGTTATTTGGGGAGACAAATATCCTGATGTGGTAGATTCTTGGTACAAAGAATGGGAATATTTTACCAAGTATTTCACGTATCCCGTAGCTATACGTGAAACCATTTACACTATGAATGCAGTTGAGCCAATGAAAAAACTCATCAAAAATACAAGTGAGTTTAACAAAAATGAGTCCGCACAAAGCTTAATCACTCGACTTTACGAAAACATATTTACCGAGATAGAACGCTGGGGGGCTCCATTTGTAATACTGCACTACTTTATGCCACATTTACACGACCATTTCGAAGAGCGTTTAAAAGGTAGTACACAACTAAAAAGACCTAATTGA
- the trmA gene encoding tRNA (uridine(54)-C5)-methyltransferase TrmA has product MNLAAMDPQTYDTQLEAKRIKLEQAFAQFETPSVEVFASEPAHYRMRAEFRVWHEGDDLYYYMFDKVLNEKVRCDQYLPASTLINQMMSALIAQLKPNHSLRHKLFQVDFLSTLSGEILVSLLYHRQLDAQWQAEACALKATLSQQFKVNIIGRARKQKIDLDRDFVVESLEVNGSTFLYKQIENSFTQPNAKVAVKMLEWAIDVTQDSQGDLLELYCGNGNFSIALAQNFNRVLATELAKPSVDAAQYNIEANNIENLQIIRMSAEDFSDAMAKKRSFRRLEGIDLDSYVCNTIFVDPPRAGIDPDTLALVQGYERILYISCNPETLKDNLEQLYTTHKVTRFALFDQFPYTDHMETGVLLERIK; this is encoded by the coding sequence ATGAATTTAGCAGCAATGGACCCTCAGACCTATGATACACAGTTAGAAGCTAAGCGTATCAAGCTAGAACAAGCCTTTGCCCAATTTGAAACACCGAGTGTTGAAGTTTTCGCCTCAGAGCCTGCCCATTATCGTATGCGCGCCGAGTTTCGCGTGTGGCATGAAGGTGATGATTTATACTATTACATGTTTGATAAAGTGCTGAACGAAAAAGTCCGTTGCGATCAATATCTGCCAGCAAGTACGCTTATCAATCAAATGATGTCGGCATTAATTGCACAGTTAAAACCCAATCACAGCCTGCGCCACAAATTATTCCAAGTCGATTTTTTGTCGACCCTAAGTGGCGAAATTTTAGTGTCCCTGCTCTACCACAGACAACTTGATGCGCAATGGCAGGCCGAAGCCTGTGCATTAAAAGCCACATTAAGCCAGCAGTTTAAGGTCAATATTATCGGCCGTGCCCGTAAACAGAAAATCGACTTAGACCGAGACTTCGTTGTTGAATCTTTAGAAGTGAATGGCAGCACTTTTCTATATAAACAAATCGAGAACAGCTTTACCCAACCTAATGCGAAAGTGGCGGTAAAAATGTTGGAATGGGCTATTGATGTTACCCAAGACAGCCAAGGCGATCTGTTAGAGCTTTATTGTGGTAACGGTAATTTTTCTATTGCACTAGCGCAAAACTTTAATCGTGTACTCGCCACCGAACTTGCCAAACCTTCCGTGGATGCGGCGCAATACAACATTGAAGCCAATAACATTGAAAACCTACAGATTATTCGTATGTCGGCCGAAGACTTTAGTGATGCTATGGCGAAAAAACGCAGTTTTAGACGCCTAGAGGGAATCGATCTCGATAGTTATGTGTGCAATACCATTTTTGTCGATCCGCCACGGGCGGGGATCGATCCAGATACCTTAGCCTTAGTACAAGGTTACGAGCGAATTTTATATATTTCCTGCAATCCCGAGACCTTAAAAGACAATCTGGAACAACTGTACACAACCCATAAGGTCACGCGCTTTGCCCTATTTGATCAGTTCCCCTACACAGATCACATGGAAACAGGTGTGCTGCTAGAGCGCATTAAATAA
- the murI gene encoding glutamate racemase, translating into MSRPILVFDSGIGGLSVLAEIRKLLPQSHYCYLFDNARLPYGELDEQVLVSGCVTLIAELVARTDAAIVVVACNTASTVVLPALRAKLNIPVVGVVPAIKPAARISKNKRIGLLATPGTVKRHYTHELISQFAGDCHVELFGCSELVWMAEQKVATGALDMHRLADLLAPVVAANLDVLVLGCTHFPMIRSELQQVLGAGVTLLDSGEAIANRVVSLLAQANSHSENQNAAEKLVMQAYYTKAEISEGLVTTLVACGFSTIERITTSN; encoded by the coding sequence TTGTCGCGACCTATATTAGTATTTGATTCTGGGATTGGTGGTTTATCAGTGCTGGCAGAAATCCGCAAATTACTCCCACAGAGCCACTACTGCTATCTGTTCGATAATGCCAGATTGCCCTATGGAGAGCTTGATGAACAAGTGTTGGTTTCTGGGTGTGTCACTTTAATCGCTGAATTAGTCGCTCGCACCGATGCGGCAATTGTGGTGGTGGCCTGTAACACGGCGAGCACAGTCGTATTACCCGCCCTACGGGCAAAGCTAAACATTCCCGTCGTCGGCGTTGTCCCGGCCATTAAACCCGCGGCACGCATTTCAAAAAATAAACGAATTGGATTATTAGCCACCCCTGGCACGGTCAAACGCCATTACACCCATGAATTAATCAGCCAGTTTGCTGGTGATTGTCACGTTGAGCTTTTTGGTTGTTCGGAGTTAGTTTGGATGGCAGAGCAAAAAGTGGCCACAGGAGCCTTGGATATGCACAGGCTAGCAGACTTATTAGCGCCTGTGGTTGCAGCTAATCTAGATGTACTCGTTTTGGGATGCACGCATTTCCCCATGATCCGCAGTGAACTGCAGCAAGTGCTTGGAGCCGGTGTAACTCTCCTCGATTCAGGGGAAGCGATTGCAAACAGAGTGGTGTCGCTTTTAGCCCAAGCGAATAGCCACAGCGAGAATCAAAATGCAGCAGAAAAGTTAGTGATGCAGGCTTATTATACAAAAGCAGAAATTAGCGAGGGACTAGTGACAACATTAGTTGCTTGTGGTTTTTCAACTATCGAGCGAATCACCACAAGCAACTAA
- a CDS encoding RNA-binding protein: MQKSFLIVLIIAVLGAVALSQFAPTLPAYIAFVAGVIITTLVFKFAPETSSTQSADEQYVGPTMTLYVGNLPYRVHEGEVKVLFGEFGPVNSVRLVRDRKTGRRKGFGFVEMSESGAQKAMVKLNDYNFQERTLKVREAKTQDSEGTERTGTDE; the protein is encoded by the coding sequence ATGCAAAAGTCATTTCTTATTGTCTTGATTATCGCCGTCCTTGGCGCCGTAGCGCTATCTCAGTTCGCACCGACATTACCTGCTTATATCGCTTTTGTTGCTGGCGTTATCATTACTACTCTTGTTTTTAAATTTGCACCTGAGACGTCATCTACACAGAGTGCTGATGAACAGTATGTTGGACCGACGATGACACTCTATGTAGGCAACTTGCCATATCGAGTTCATGAAGGCGAAGTGAAAGTATTATTTGGGGAGTTTGGTCCAGTTAATTCTGTGCGTTTGGTGCGTGACCGTAAAACAGGACGTCGTAAAGGTTTTGGGTTTGTTGAGATGTCAGAGTCGGGCGCCCAAAAAGCCATGGTTAAACTTAACGATTATAACTTCCAAGAAAGGACCTTAAAGGTAAGAGAAGCTAAAACCCAAGACTCTGAAGGCACTGAACGCACGGGTACCGACGAGTAA
- the murB gene encoding UDP-N-acetylmuramate dehydrogenase, which translates to MSLSHSLQSFNSFGLAQSCADLVEAHSKDAIKAICLPLWQQQLPMLVLGGGSNLVFTEDFNGTVVRILSKGIKVSEDTDAFYLEVEAGENWHELIQFTLEHGMFGLENMALIPGTVGASPIQNIGAYGVELCDVCDWVEYLDLPSGEFVRISTAECQFAYRESIFKDKLRNLAVVTAVGLRLAKRWQPRLAYGPLQSFDPATVTAHEIFERVCQVRSEKLPDPAVLGNAGSFFKNPIVSAACYLDLAQRFPTIVGYAQADATVKLAAGWLIEQAGLKGFVLGNAAVHDKQALVLVNRGGATGHDICRLALHVITQVRDQFGVVLEAEPRIIGANGEGDLHV; encoded by the coding sequence ATGTCTCTATCTCATAGCCTTCAATCATTTAATTCCTTTGGTTTAGCCCAGTCTTGTGCCGATCTTGTTGAGGCGCACTCAAAAGATGCTATTAAGGCGATATGTCTACCACTATGGCAACAGCAGTTGCCTATGCTGGTGCTTGGTGGCGGTAGTAATCTGGTCTTTACGGAGGACTTTAACGGCACAGTTGTTAGGATTTTATCGAAAGGGATAAAAGTATCAGAAGACACAGACGCGTTTTACCTCGAGGTTGAGGCGGGTGAGAATTGGCACGAGTTAATTCAGTTTACGCTCGAGCATGGCATGTTCGGGCTGGAGAATATGGCATTAATTCCTGGAACGGTTGGTGCATCACCTATTCAGAATATTGGCGCTTATGGTGTTGAACTATGTGATGTGTGTGATTGGGTTGAGTATCTTGATTTACCCTCGGGTGAGTTTGTGCGCATCAGCACTGCTGAGTGTCAATTTGCTTACCGAGAGTCTATTTTCAAAGACAAATTGCGCAATCTCGCGGTAGTGACCGCTGTTGGGCTGCGCTTAGCTAAACGTTGGCAACCGCGTTTGGCCTATGGTCCATTGCAATCGTTTGATCCTGCAACCGTTACAGCGCATGAGATTTTTGAACGCGTATGCCAAGTGCGTAGTGAAAAACTTCCTGATCCTGCTGTGCTTGGCAATGCCGGCAGTTTCTTTAAAAACCCTATTGTTAGTGCGGCCTGTTATCTAGATTTAGCACAGCGCTTTCCAACCATTGTGGGTTATGCGCAAGCGGATGCTACAGTGAAATTAGCGGCAGGCTGGTTGATTGAACAAGCCGGACTGAAAGGTTTTGTGCTCGGTAATGCGGCAGTGCATGACAAGCAAGCCTTAGTTTTAGTGAATCGAGGCGGAGCAACGGGGCATGATATTTGCCGCCTAGCGCTGCATGTTATTACGCAAGTACGGGATCAATTTGGTGTAGTGCTAGAAGCTGAACCTAGAATCATCGGGGCTAACGGCGAAGGAGATTTGCATGTCTGA
- the birA gene encoding bifunctional biotin--[acetyl-CoA-carboxylase] ligase/biotin operon repressor BirA, with the protein MSDHWGRKRQILALLSSGQFVSGEQLATELGISRAAVNKHIDVLETYGVSIYSVKGRGYKLAHAISLIDPVRLVQSIEDRCFYFDEIPSTNAFMLSHTSELKRGDVCVAEYQSAGRGRRGRTWVSPYGHHLYFSQFWSFPQGMAQAMGLSLVVACTLVEVLKSYGVENIGVKWPNDIYLNHKKLAGILIEMSGQADSECQLIIGIGVNMAMSEEQAKGIDQPWSDLSTLATMPDKTDLVIALQKQLKRDIQLFEREGLAAFKVRWQEADLFYGKEIRLLMGENHVDGICRGVDEQGAVLLETADGIQAFIGGEISLRAR; encoded by the coding sequence ATGTCTGATCATTGGGGAAGAAAACGCCAGATATTAGCTTTATTATCAAGCGGGCAATTTGTTTCAGGCGAGCAGTTAGCCACTGAACTTGGGATTTCGCGCGCCGCAGTGAATAAACATATTGATGTGTTAGAAACCTATGGGGTATCTATCTATAGCGTAAAAGGTCGAGGCTATAAACTTGCCCATGCTATTTCTTTGATTGATCCGGTACGTTTGGTGCAATCTATTGAAGATCGATGTTTTTATTTTGATGAAATCCCAAGTACCAACGCTTTTATGTTGAGTCACACAAGTGAACTCAAACGTGGTGATGTGTGTGTGGCCGAGTATCAATCTGCCGGGCGCGGCCGGAGGGGGCGCACTTGGGTATCTCCCTATGGCCACCATCTGTACTTCTCTCAATTTTGGTCATTCCCACAGGGCATGGCACAGGCTATGGGATTAAGTCTGGTTGTAGCTTGTACTTTAGTTGAAGTGCTTAAATCCTATGGCGTTGAAAACATTGGGGTTAAATGGCCTAATGATATTTATCTCAACCATAAGAAGTTAGCGGGTATTTTGATTGAAATGTCGGGACAGGCCGATAGCGAGTGCCAGCTGATTATTGGTATCGGCGTGAATATGGCTATGTCGGAAGAGCAAGCTAAGGGCATTGATCAGCCTTGGAGTGATTTATCGACCTTAGCAACTATGCCGGATAAAACCGATCTAGTGATTGCGCTACAAAAGCAGCTTAAGCGAGATATACAATTATTTGAGCGTGAGGGTTTGGCGGCATTTAAGGTGCGTTGGCAGGAGGCTGACTTATTCTATGGCAAAGAGATCCGTTTGCTGATGGGCGAAAATCATGTTGACGGTATTTGTCGCGGCGTAGATGAGCAGGGCGCTGTATTGCTCGAAACCGCCGATGGTATTCAAGCTTTCATCGGCGGTGAGATTAGCCTAAGGGCACGTTAA
- the coaA gene encoding type I pantothenate kinase, whose translation MTSINPIQKALYLAFERTQWSELRDSVPLTLSEQDLENLRGINEKVSLSEVTDIYLPLSRLLNLIVKAKQQRGLVLDEFLGQKPSSSPYIISIAGSVAVGKSTTARILQALLQHWPEHPKVDLVTTDGFLYPLADLKRKGLLQRKGFPESYDMKMLVEFISAVKSGQAHVKAPIYSHVTYDRIRNQHQTVSQPDILILEGLNVLQTGLDSPVDTRRPFVSDFVDFSIYVDAEETLLKQWYKERFLQFRKGAFSDEKSYFHHYANLSDEEANSIAANIWDTINGPNLLLNIQPTRERAHLILQKGQDHLMSHVLMRK comes from the coding sequence ATGACATCTATAAATCCAATTCAAAAAGCACTCTATCTTGCCTTTGAACGCACCCAATGGTCCGAGTTAAGGGATTCTGTCCCCCTAACGCTGAGTGAACAGGATTTGGAAAATCTTCGGGGTATCAATGAGAAGGTCTCACTCTCTGAGGTAACAGATATTTATCTTCCCCTGAGTCGGTTACTTAATTTAATCGTGAAGGCAAAACAGCAACGCGGTTTAGTACTTGATGAATTTCTAGGGCAAAAACCTTCTTCGAGTCCTTACATTATTAGCATTGCAGGCAGTGTGGCCGTAGGAAAAAGTACTACGGCGCGTATTCTACAGGCATTGCTGCAGCATTGGCCCGAGCATCCTAAAGTCGATTTAGTTACAACCGATGGCTTTCTGTATCCATTAGCCGATCTAAAACGTAAAGGGCTGCTTCAGCGCAAAGGGTTCCCAGAAAGTTACGATATGAAAATGTTGGTGGAGTTTATTTCTGCCGTAAAATCTGGCCAGGCACATGTTAAAGCGCCGATTTATTCCCACGTCACCTATGACAGGATCCGCAATCAGCACCAGACTGTCTCACAACCCGATATTTTGATCCTCGAAGGACTCAATGTTTTACAAACGGGATTAGATTCTCCCGTGGATACTCGTAGGCCATTCGTTTCTGATTTTGTTGATTTTTCTATTTATGTTGATGCTGAAGAAACGCTTTTAAAGCAATGGTATAAAGAGCGTTTTTTACAATTTCGTAAAGGGGCTTTTAGTGATGAAAAATCCTACTTTCACCACTATGCAAACCTTAGTGATGAGGAAGCAAACAGCATTGCCGCCAACATTTGGGACACCATCAATGGCCCCAATTTATTGCTCAATATTCAACCCACCCGAGAAAGAGCCCATTTGATCCTACAGAAAGGTCAGGATCATCTCATGTCACATGTATTAATGCGTAAATAA
- the tuf gene encoding elongation factor Tu yields the protein MAKAKFERIKPHVNVGTIGHVDHGKTTLTAAISHVLAKTYGGEAKDFSQIDNAPEERERGITINTSHIEYDTPSRHYAHVDCPGHADYVKNMITGAAQMDGAILVVASTDGPMPQTREHILLSRQVGVPYIIVFMNKCDMVDDEELLELVEMEVRELLSEYDFPGDDLPVIQGSALKALEGEPEWEAKIIELAAALDSYIPEPQRDIDKPFLLPIEDVFSISGRGTVVTGRVERGIVRVGDEVEIVGVRATTKTTCTGVEMFRKLLDEGRAGENCGILLRGTKRDDVERGQVLAKPGSINPHTTFESEVYVLSKEEGGRHTPFFKGYRPQFYFRTTDVTGTIELPEGVEMVMPGDNIKMKVTLICPIAMDEGLRFAIREGGRTVGAGVVAKIFA from the coding sequence ATGGCTAAAGCTAAATTTGAACGTATTAAGCCCCATGTAAACGTGGGCACCATTGGTCACGTTGACCATGGTAAAACCACTCTGACTGCAGCTATCTCTCACGTACTGGCTAAGACCTACGGTGGCGAAGCTAAAGACTTCTCTCAAATCGATAACGCTCCAGAAGAGCGTGAGCGCGGTATTACCATCAATACCTCTCACATCGAATATGACACGCCTTCACGTCACTACGCACACGTAGACTGCCCAGGCCACGCTGACTATGTTAAAAACATGATCACTGGTGCTGCACAGATGGACGGCGCGATCCTAGTAGTAGCGTCTACAGACGGCCCAATGCCACAGACTCGTGAGCACATCCTGCTTTCTCGTCAGGTTGGCGTACCGTACATCATCGTGTTCATGAACAAGTGTGACATGGTAGATGACGAAGAGCTGTTAGAGCTAGTTGAGATGGAAGTTCGTGAACTGTTATCAGAATACGATTTCCCAGGTGATGACTTACCAGTAATCCAAGGTTCAGCTCTGAAAGCGCTAGAAGGCGAGCCAGAGTGGGAAGCGAAGATCATTGAATTAGCAGCGGCTCTGGATTCTTACATTCCAGAACCACAACGTGACATCGATAAGCCGTTCCTACTGCCAATCGAAGACGTATTCTCAATCTCTGGCCGTGGTACAGTAGTAACTGGTCGTGTTGAGCGTGGTATTGTTCGCGTAGGCGACGAAGTTGAAATCGTTGGTGTACGTGCAACGACTAAGACGACTTGTACTGGTGTAGAAATGTTCCGTAAACTGCTTGACGAAGGTCGTGCAGGTGAGAACTGTGGTATTTTGTTACGTGGTACTAAGCGTGATGACGTAGAACGTGGTCAAGTATTAGCGAAGCCAGGTTCAATCAACCCACACACCACTTTTGAATCAGAAGTATACGTGCTGTCAAAAGAAGAAGGTGGACGTCACACTCCATTCTTCAAAGGCTACCGTCCACAGTTCTACTTCCGTACAACTGACGTAACCGGTACTATCGAACTGCCAGAAGGCGTAGAGATGGTAATGCCAGGCGACAACATCAAGATGAAAGTGACTCTGATCTGCCCAATCGCGATGGACGAAGGTTTACGCTTCGCAATCCGTGAAGGTGGCCGTACAGTAGGCGCTGGTGTTGTAGCTAAGATTTTCGCTTAA
- the secE gene encoding preprotein translocase subunit SecE: MTTNTENQNNSLDIVKWGLAIILLAAAVIGNQMYSETSAVIRALGVIVAFAIAGFIALQTEKGKKALAFARESQIEVRKVVWPTRQEALNTTFIVLAATGILALVLWGMDAVLMRIVNFITGV; encoded by the coding sequence ATGACAACAAATACTGAAAACCAGAACAATTCTCTGGATATCGTGAAGTGGGGTTTAGCGATCATTTTGCTAGCCGCTGCTGTTATTGGCAATCAAATGTATAGCGAAACGAGTGCCGTCATACGCGCGCTTGGCGTTATCGTTGCATTCGCTATTGCTGGTTTTATTGCGCTACAGACAGAAAAGGGTAAAAAAGCCTTGGCTTTCGCTCGTGAGTCGCAAATTGAAGTGCGTAAGGTTGTATGGCCAACGCGTCAAGAAGCGCTTAACACCACTTTTATTGTCCTTGCTGCAACGGGTATCTTAGCTCTGGTTCTTTGGGGTATGGATGCTGTGTTAATGCGAATTGTCAATTTTATCACTGGCGTATAG
- the nusG gene encoding transcription termination/antitermination protein NusG — protein sequence MTEAKEAKKRWYVVQAFSGYEGRVCKSLIEYIKMHGMEQYFGEVLVPTEEVIEMRAGQRRKSERKFFPGYVLVQMEMNDDSWHLVKSIPRVLGFIGGTSDRPAPISDREAEAILRRLQETTASPTHRTIFEPGEVVRVCDGPFADFNGTVEEVDYDKSRVKVSVMIFGRSTPVELDFNQVEKG from the coding sequence ATGACTGAAGCTAAAGAAGCTAAAAAAAGATGGTATGTAGTGCAGGCATTCTCTGGCTATGAAGGCCGAGTTTGTAAGTCACTGATTGAATACATTAAGATGCACGGCATGGAGCAATACTTCGGTGAAGTATTAGTTCCGACTGAAGAAGTTATCGAAATGCGTGCAGGTCAGCGTCGTAAGAGTGAACGTAAATTTTTCCCTGGCTATGTATTAGTACAGATGGAAATGAACGATGACAGCTGGCATTTAGTCAAAAGCATCCCGCGTGTTTTAGGCTTTATTGGCGGAACTTCTGATCGTCCTGCCCCAATTTCAGATCGCGAAGCAGAAGCTATTCTGCGTCGCTTACAAGAAACCACTGCTTCACCCACTCACAGAACTATCTTTGAACCTGGTGAAGTCGTTCGCGTGTGTGATGGTCCATTTGCTGACTTTAACGGTACCGTTGAAGAAGTGGACTATGATAAGAGTCGCGTGAAAGTGTCGGTAATGATCTTTGGTCGTTCGACACCGGTTGAGCTCGATTTTAATCAGGTCGAAAAAGGCTGA
- the rplK gene encoding 50S ribosomal protein L11: protein MAKKIDAYIKLQVKSGSANPSPPVGPALGQKGVNIMEFCKAFNARTEKMEKGMPIPVVITVYSDRSFTFETKTPPASFLLKTAAGLKSGSPRPNTQKVGTIARAKIQEIAETKAADMTGADIEAMTRSIEGTARSMGLVVED from the coding sequence ATGGCAAAGAAGATTGATGCTTATATTAAGCTACAAGTAAAATCAGGTTCTGCGAACCCTTCACCACCAGTTGGTCCAGCTCTGGGTCAAAAAGGTGTGAACATCATGGAATTCTGTAAAGCGTTTAACGCCCGTACAGAAAAAATGGAAAAAGGCATGCCTATTCCAGTCGTGATCACTGTTTACAGTGACCGTTCATTCACTTTTGAAACTAAGACACCGCCAGCGTCTTTCTTATTAAAGACTGCAGCAGGCCTGAAATCAGGTTCTCCACGTCCTAATACTCAGAAAGTGGGTACTATCGCTCGCGCTAAGATTCAGGAAATTGCTGAAACTAAAGCGGCCGATATGACTGGTGCTGACATTGAAGCGATGACTCGCTCAATCGAAGGTACTGCGCGTTCAATGGGTTTGGTTGTAGAGGATTAA
- the rplA gene encoding 50S ribosomal protein L1, with product MAKLTKRMRVIREKVDGTKSYDINEAVALLKELATAKFVESVDVAVNLGIDPRKSDQNVRGATVLPHGTGRDVRVAVFTQGANAEAAKAAGAELVGMDDLAEQIKAGEMNFDVVIASPDAMRVVGMLGQILGPRGLMPNPKTGTVTPNVAEAVKNAKAGQVRYRNDKNGIIHTTIGKVDFTPVQLKENLEALITALKKAKPAVAKGVYVKKVSISTTMGAGVAVDQATLDTAN from the coding sequence ATGGCAAAGCTAACTAAACGCATGCGCGTAATCCGCGAGAAAGTTGACGGTACTAAAAGCTACGATATCAACGAAGCTGTTGCTCTGTTAAAAGAATTAGCAACTGCAAAATTCGTTGAAAGTGTAGACGTAGCAGTTAACTTGGGTATCGACCCACGTAAATCTGACCAAAACGTTCGTGGTGCAACAGTGTTGCCACACGGTACTGGTCGTGACGTTCGCGTTGCAGTATTTACACAAGGTGCAAATGCTGAAGCTGCAAAAGCAGCTGGTGCTGAGCTAGTTGGTATGGACGATCTGGCTGAGCAAATCAAAGCCGGTGAAATGAACTTTGACGTAGTTATCGCATCTCCAGATGCAATGCGCGTTGTTGGTATGTTAGGTCAAATCTTAGGCCCACGTGGTTTAATGCCTAACCCTAAAACAGGTACAGTAACGCCAAACGTTGCTGAAGCTGTTAAGAATGCCAAGGCTGGTCAAGTTCGTTACCGTAACGACAAGAACGGTATTATCCACACTACTATCGGTAAAGTGGATTTCACACCAGTTCAATTGAAAGAAAACTTGGAAGCGTTAATCACTGCACTGAAAAAGGCTAAGCCTGCAGTTGCAAAAGGTGTATACGTGAAGAAAGTAAGCATCTCCACCACTATGGGTGCAGGTGTTGCTGTTGACCAAGCGACTCTCGATACAGCTAACTAA